One window of Pseudomonas urmiensis genomic DNA carries:
- a CDS encoding UvrD-helicase domain-containing protein encodes MPHEQPPVPADLSPPAQLPWFRRLAARLLGRGLSRLQAQHRDSWFLGHATGQRSGHTDGLREGYERGRAEGYEAGRQVLVIRDTRPENPGVPGQDDKLFDDWRLPLSAELKKRFKADVAQRLPAEAQPSAAQWKLIFSDTPSTCVVAGAGAGKSTSLVLRILLLRHYLGYELDAMTVVTFTRESRKDFIKRLQQVFALWQLDLPAVSARELVRTFHSRILPLVRSLPGFGQLRAFETLGNEMPAGSEDAADSNPFDLRLNDAQRQQLNLCYRDLLRDSPRFAELIGALRREALQLKPLDPDHPDVQKRVQVTQLAAQRDEELCDVIEDLWFAAGAWPIKGIEPCRETVQIRGYSFHVHGRLQGQDGWVVLGFDPNESAQYQRPGAKLAVRAEWAVKRTLFQAFCDKPLIWLDNYASAKRLAVSLAGDAVAGPGFEYKVKGELAPAPLLDAFVAAASFIENLGLEVGGAVTAMSFPPGDSDGQFFEALALYWRALEAHLLAQSPPVMTYNRMFALFGENNPENLQLLPDPLLRPLAHLMIDEFQDVSPQIVSWLRASLAEIRRRGPAMHVGRSAQHSSLLCVGDDWQSIYGWRGSSPKFFMEFTKTFPSPANTRVMLVENYRSQQQVIDAAEHLVKGAQAIAGKKARASGVAAALPLSPVRIFDRDEAAFGQTVIEHYERGESVMILFRKSSDKLLISEHIQAVVKADSSLPAEQRRLRQLTYHSAKGLQADAVFMLGDCQYLTSSPYKNQVYRLADLGRAGDAQPFDTAQKEEVQRLAYVAVTRAVRHCYWHVEAASGETAKLPRASSQVDGRQVFFEDLRGQ; translated from the coding sequence GTGCCACACGAGCAGCCCCCTGTCCCAGCGGACCTGTCTCCGCCTGCCCAACTGCCTTGGTTTCGGCGTCTGGCGGCACGCCTGTTGGGCCGTGGCCTGAGTCGTCTGCAAGCGCAGCACCGCGACTCCTGGTTCCTCGGCCACGCCACTGGCCAGCGCAGCGGCCATACCGATGGCCTGCGCGAGGGTTACGAGCGTGGCCGGGCCGAGGGCTATGAGGCCGGGCGCCAGGTTCTGGTGATCCGCGATACTCGCCCCGAAAACCCTGGGGTACCCGGCCAGGACGACAAACTGTTCGATGACTGGCGCCTGCCGCTGAGCGCCGAGCTGAAAAAGCGCTTCAAGGCTGATGTGGCCCAGCGCCTCCCGGCCGAGGCCCAGCCTAGCGCTGCGCAGTGGAAGCTGATTTTCAGCGATACGCCGTCAACCTGTGTGGTGGCCGGGGCGGGCGCGGGCAAGTCGACCTCGCTGGTACTGCGCATCCTGTTGCTGCGCCATTACCTGGGCTATGAGCTCGACGCCATGACCGTGGTGACCTTCACGCGTGAGTCGCGCAAAGACTTCATCAAGCGCTTGCAACAGGTGTTCGCGCTTTGGCAGCTCGACTTGCCAGCGGTCAGCGCTCGCGAGCTGGTGCGTACCTTCCATTCGCGGATCCTGCCGCTGGTTCGCAGCCTGCCTGGCTTTGGCCAACTACGCGCCTTCGAAACCCTGGGCAACGAGATGCCCGCTGGCAGTGAGGACGCCGCCGACAGCAACCCGTTCGACCTGCGCTTGAACGATGCCCAGCGCCAGCAGCTCAACCTGTGTTATCGCGACCTGTTGCGCGACAGCCCGCGTTTCGCCGAGCTGATAGGCGCCTTGCGCCGCGAGGCCTTGCAGCTCAAGCCGCTGGACCCGGACCACCCCGACGTGCAAAAGCGCGTGCAGGTGACCCAATTGGCCGCTCAGCGCGACGAAGAGCTGTGCGACGTGATCGAGGATCTGTGGTTCGCTGCCGGTGCCTGGCCGATCAAGGGCATCGAGCCATGCCGCGAAACCGTGCAGATTCGAGGCTACAGCTTCCATGTGCATGGGCGTTTGCAAGGCCAGGATGGGTGGGTGGTGCTGGGCTTCGACCCTAATGAAAGTGCTCAGTATCAGCGCCCGGGGGCCAAGCTTGCGGTGCGCGCAGAGTGGGCGGTAAAACGCACCTTGTTTCAAGCTTTCTGCGATAAGCCACTGATATGGCTTGATAATTATGCATCGGCTAAGCGCCTGGCAGTCTCCTTGGCGGGCGACGCTGTAGCCGGGCCTGGCTTTGAATACAAGGTCAAGGGCGAGCTGGCGCCGGCGCCCTTGCTGGATGCTTTCGTAGCGGCTGCGAGCTTCATCGAAAACCTCGGCCTGGAAGTGGGCGGCGCGGTTACCGCCATGAGCTTCCCGCCCGGTGACAGCGATGGGCAATTCTTCGAGGCCTTGGCGCTGTACTGGCGAGCCCTGGAAGCGCACCTGCTGGCCCAGTCGCCTCCGGTCATGACCTACAACCGGATGTTTGCCCTGTTTGGCGAGAACAACCCAGAGAACCTGCAACTGCTGCCCGATCCATTGCTGCGCCCGCTGGCGCATTTGATGATCGATGAGTTCCAGGACGTCTCGCCGCAGATCGTCAGCTGGCTGCGCGCCAGCCTCGCCGAGATTCGCCGGCGCGGCCCGGCGATGCATGTGGGGCGTAGCGCCCAGCATTCATCGTTGCTGTGCGTGGGCGATGACTGGCAGTCGATCTATGGCTGGCGCGGCAGCTCGCCGAAGTTTTTCATGGAGTTCACCAAGACCTTCCCGTCACCGGCCAATACCCGGGTGATGCTGGTGGAGAACTACCGCAGCCAGCAGCAGGTTATCGATGCCGCTGAGCATCTGGTCAAAGGCGCGCAGGCGATTGCCGGCAAGAAGGCCCGAGCCAGCGGCGTGGCGGCAGCGCTGCCGTTGTCACCGGTGCGGATTTTCGATCGTGATGAGGCGGCCTTTGGACAGACCGTGATCGAGCACTACGAGCGCGGCGAATCGGTGATGATATTGTTTCGAAAAAGTAGCGATAAGTTACTGATTTCAGAGCATATTCAGGCTGTAGTTAAAGCTGATTCTAGCTTGCCAGCCGAGCAGCGCCGCCTGCGCCAACTGACCTACCACAGCGCCAAGGGCTTGCAGGCCGATGCGGTGTTCATGCTCGGCGACTGCCAGTACCTGACCAGCTCGCCGTACAAGAACCAGGTCTATCGTCTGGCCGATCTTGGCCGCGCTGGCGACGCCCAGCCGTTCGATACCGCGCAGAAAGAAGAAGTGCAGCGCCTGGCCTACGTGGCGGTGACCCGCGCAGTCAGGCACTGCTACTGGCATGTGGAGGCGGCTTCTGGCGAGACCGCCAAGTTGCCGCGTGCCTCCAGCCAGGTTGATGGCCGGCAGGTGTTCTTCGAAGACCTGCGCGGCCAGTAG
- a CDS encoding ABC transporter permease — MSELILERAQAPLRRQRRLHLPPLGASLALVFLAGLLLAALAPQLFTHIDPLAIVPREAFQPPSWAHWLGTDQSGRDIFARVIHGARQSLLIGVAATALSMAIAISLGLLGGLGGAKLDRGVGWLLEVLFAFPSLVLALLFVAVFGSGIGPLIVATGLGGAPGYARMVRGQVLAVRNAGYIEAARALGHPTSRIIVRQLLPNAMRPLIVTLTMGVGQAIVWASALSFLGLGARPPAPEWGTMLSMGRDFIANAWWLTFFPGLFIVLTTLATTVTGRYIQQRLEGRLP; from the coding sequence ATGAGCGAACTGATCCTTGAGCGGGCGCAGGCCCCGCTGCGCCGGCAACGGCGGCTGCACCTGCCGCCGCTGGGTGCGAGCCTGGCCCTGGTGTTTCTCGCCGGGTTGCTGCTGGCGGCCCTGGCGCCGCAGCTGTTCACCCATATCGACCCACTGGCCATCGTGCCCCGCGAAGCGTTCCAGCCGCCGAGCTGGGCGCACTGGCTGGGCACCGATCAGTCCGGTCGCGATATCTTCGCCCGGGTCATCCACGGTGCCCGCCAGAGCCTGCTGATCGGTGTGGCGGCCACGGCCTTGTCGATGGCCATCGCCATCAGCCTGGGGCTGCTTGGGGGGCTGGGCGGGGCCAAGCTCGACCGTGGGGTCGGCTGGTTGCTGGAAGTGCTGTTCGCCTTTCCCAGCCTGGTGCTGGCGCTGCTGTTCGTGGCGGTGTTCGGCAGCGGCATCGGCCCGCTGATCGTCGCCACCGGCCTGGGCGGCGCCCCGGGCTATGCGCGGATGGTCCGCGGCCAGGTGCTGGCGGTGCGCAATGCCGGCTACATCGAAGCGGCGCGGGCGCTCGGCCATCCGACCTCGCGGATCATTGTGCGCCAGCTCCTGCCCAACGCCATGCGGCCGCTGATCGTGACCCTGACCATGGGCGTCGGCCAGGCCATCGTCTGGGCTTCGGCCTTGAGTTTTCTCGGCCTTGGCGCCCGGCCACCGGCACCGGAGTGGGGCACCATGCTGTCGATGGGCCGCGACTTCATCGCCAACGCCTGGTGGCTGACCTTCTTCCCAGGGCTGTTCATCGTGCTGACCACCTTGGCCACCACGGTGACCGGCCGCTATATCCAACAACGCCTGGAGGGCCGCCTGCCATGA
- a CDS encoding pirin family protein has product MLQLRPFDTLGHANHGWLDAHHHFSFAEYYDPARMHWGNLRVWNDDLIAAGSGFPPHPHRDMEIITYVREGAITHEDSLGNKGRTEAGDVQVMSAGSGIVHSEYNLEQVDTRIFQIWIIPQRVGDAPSWGTRPFPKGQRGEGFVTLASGREGDEQQLRIRTDARLVAATLQAGESAEYRFDQGRRGYLVPAKGAVEVNGVRVNARDGLAIEQEALLTVTAIEDSEIVLVDVA; this is encoded by the coding sequence ATGCTGCAACTGCGACCCTTCGATACCCTCGGCCATGCCAACCACGGCTGGCTCGACGCCCACCATCACTTCTCGTTCGCCGAATACTACGATCCGGCCCGGATGCACTGGGGCAACCTGCGGGTGTGGAACGACGACCTGATCGCCGCCGGCAGTGGCTTCCCGCCACATCCGCACCGCGACATGGAAATCATCACCTATGTGCGTGAAGGCGCCATCACCCATGAAGACAGCCTGGGTAACAAAGGCCGTACCGAGGCCGGTGACGTCCAGGTGATGAGTGCCGGTAGCGGCATCGTGCACAGCGAGTACAACCTGGAGCAGGTCGATACGCGGATCTTCCAGATCTGGATCATTCCACAGCGGGTCGGCGATGCGCCGTCCTGGGGTACCCGGCCATTCCCTAAAGGCCAGCGCGGCGAAGGCTTCGTGACCCTGGCCAGCGGTCGCGAGGGCGATGAGCAGCAACTGCGCATCCGCACCGATGCGCGCCTGGTGGCGGCTACCTTGCAAGCTGGGGAAAGCGCAGAGTACCGCTTCGACCAGGGCCGCCGTGGCTACCTGGTGCCGGCCAAGGGCGCGGTCGAGGTCAATGGGGTACGGGTCAATGCCCGGGATGGCCTGGCGATCGAGCAGGAAGCGCTGTTGACCGTCACGGCGATCGAGGACAGCGAGATCGTCCTGGTCGATGTAGCCTGA
- a CDS encoding acyl-CoA dehydrogenase family protein produces MTTFQRFPAQAPVATVAALKARIAVLLPEIAAGAALRERERSLPHAAIAQLAAAGLYTVRIPQQYGGPGGSVSDVIELLLQVASVDSNVAQALRPGFAFVEGLLAATAEGAEQERERWFARYLEGAVIGNAGWELGGANGAIAARLVREGDHFRANGSKFYSTGALFADYVSAVALDEDEQPVSFILPRDREGLELVDDFDAMGQRLTASGTTHLHNVRVEASDIRTRTVQDGQRTIVTPFLQLFLGTVLAGIARNALNDASQFAREHARPIKHSSASRSVDDPYVELSVGDIAARAFGAEALVLKAAASIDRAWTAQLDEAAVEQAALDVAQAQYLVAELALKAAETLFDVGGASTTGRQHNFDRHWRNARTVANHNPRHWKAAVVGAWQLKGTRPPVSGLF; encoded by the coding sequence ATGACCACCTTTCAACGTTTCCCTGCCCAGGCGCCCGTTGCCACTGTCGCCGCACTCAAAGCGCGTATCGCAGTCTTGCTGCCGGAGATCGCCGCTGGCGCTGCCCTGCGCGAACGCGAGCGCAGCCTGCCGCATGCGGCCATCGCCCAGCTCGCCGCCGCTGGGCTGTACACCGTGCGCATTCCCCAGCAATACGGCGGCCCGGGCGGCAGTGTCAGCGATGTGATTGAGCTGTTGCTGCAGGTGGCCTCGGTCGACTCCAACGTTGCCCAAGCCCTGCGCCCTGGCTTTGCCTTCGTCGAGGGGCTGTTGGCCGCAACCGCCGAAGGCGCCGAACAGGAGCGTGAGCGTTGGTTCGCCCGCTACCTTGAGGGCGCGGTGATTGGCAATGCCGGTTGGGAACTGGGCGGCGCCAATGGCGCCATCGCCGCACGCCTGGTGCGCGAGGGCGACCATTTCCGCGCCAACGGCAGCAAGTTCTACAGCACCGGGGCGCTGTTCGCCGACTATGTCAGCGCGGTGGCCTTGGATGAGGACGAACAACCGGTGTCGTTCATCCTGCCGCGTGACCGTGAAGGCCTGGAGCTGGTCGACGATTTCGACGCCATGGGCCAACGCCTGACCGCCAGCGGCACCACCCATTTGCACAACGTGCGGGTCGAGGCCAGTGATATCCGCACGCGCACGGTGCAAGACGGCCAGCGCACCATCGTCACGCCGTTCTTGCAGCTGTTTCTCGGCACCGTGCTGGCCGGGATCGCCCGCAATGCCTTGAACGATGCCAGTCAGTTTGCCCGCGAGCACGCCCGGCCGATCAAGCACAGCAGCGCCAGCCGCTCGGTCGATGACCCTTACGTCGAGCTGTCGGTAGGCGATATCGCGGCGCGCGCCTTTGGCGCCGAGGCGCTGGTGCTCAAGGCAGCAGCGAGCATCGACCGGGCCTGGACCGCACAGCTTGACGAAGCCGCAGTCGAGCAGGCCGCCCTGGACGTGGCGCAAGCCCAATACCTGGTGGCGGAGTTGGCCCTCAAAGCCGCCGAAACGCTGTTCGACGTCGGCGGCGCCTCGACCACTGGCCGCCAGCACAACTTCGATCGACACTGGCGCAATGCCCGCACCGTGGCCAACCACAACCCGCGTCACTGGAAGGCGGCGGTGGTGGGCGCCTGGCAACTCAAAGGCACCCGGCCACCTGTCTCGGGGCTGTTTTGA
- a CDS encoding dipeptide ABC transporter ATP-binding protein, giving the protein MTDKTLIVEGLTVSFAGNSVVRDVSFTLAPGRCVALVGESGSGKSVSARSLVGLTGPNSEVTARQLSFAGHDLLDLSERQWRQVRGKDIGFVLQDALVSLDPLRPVGKEILEVLQTHRYGDRQQRNARVLELLERVGVPDVALRARQRPGQLSGGLRQRALIASALALDPALVIADEPTTALDATVQAQILEVFQQIKARGASLLIISHDLAVVAQLADEVLVLRHGEVVEQGPMQQVLRQPRHAYTQALLAAVPAEHPRGTRLSPQPAGVTRPAVARGHGDVLLQGRGLGKRYAGPDGLVRQVVQGVDFTLRAGRTLGIVGESGSGKTTVARIALGLLSPDEGQVLYRGQPWNLPGEAVSEASRRPLRRQISVIYQDPLGSFDPRWSVAQILDDALQVAGIDTAARPARIALLLNQVRLPAELAQRRPLQLSGGQRQRVAIARAIASEPRLIICDEPVSALDVSVQAQVLDLLADLQDELGLAYLFISHDLGVIRHVSDDVLVMRHGQVVEQAPVEQLFERPEHEYTRRLLGSVPRLPGAGAELVVPPLDLEHEAFDLFDESRLWKIAI; this is encoded by the coding sequence ATGACTGACAAGACCCTGATCGTCGAGGGCCTGACGGTGTCCTTCGCCGGCAACAGCGTGGTCCGCGACGTGAGCTTCACCCTGGCCCCGGGGCGCTGCGTGGCGCTGGTCGGTGAATCGGGCTCGGGCAAGAGCGTCAGCGCGCGTAGCCTGGTCGGGCTGACCGGGCCCAACAGTGAAGTGACCGCGCGCCAGCTGAGTTTTGCCGGCCATGACCTGCTCGATTTGAGCGAACGCCAATGGCGCCAGGTGCGCGGCAAGGACATCGGTTTCGTGCTGCAGGATGCGTTGGTTTCGCTCGACCCCTTGCGCCCGGTCGGCAAGGAGATCCTCGAAGTGCTGCAGACCCATCGCTACGGCGACCGCCAGCAGCGCAATGCGCGGGTGCTGGAGCTGCTGGAGCGGGTCGGCGTGCCGGACGTTGCCCTGCGCGCCCGTCAGCGCCCGGGGCAGCTGTCTGGCGGCCTGCGCCAACGCGCGCTAATCGCCAGCGCGCTGGCCCTTGACCCTGCGCTGGTGATCGCCGATGAGCCGACCACGGCCCTGGACGCCACGGTGCAGGCGCAAATCCTTGAAGTGTTCCAGCAGATCAAGGCGCGTGGCGCATCGCTGTTGATCATCAGCCATGACCTGGCGGTGGTCGCCCAGCTGGCCGACGAGGTGCTGGTGCTGCGCCACGGCGAGGTGGTGGAGCAGGGGCCGATGCAGCAGGTCTTGCGCCAGCCCCGGCATGCCTACACCCAGGCCTTGCTCGCGGCAGTGCCGGCCGAGCACCCGCGCGGTACGCGGCTGTCGCCACAGCCAGCGGGCGTAACCCGCCCCGCCGTTGCCCGCGGGCATGGCGATGTATTGTTGCAAGGGCGCGGCCTGGGCAAGCGCTATGCCGGCCCCGATGGCCTGGTGCGGCAAGTGGTGCAGGGGGTTGATTTCACCCTGCGCGCCGGGCGCACCCTGGGCATCGTCGGTGAATCCGGCTCTGGCAAGACCACCGTCGCGCGTATCGCCCTGGGCCTGCTGAGCCCCGACGAGGGCCAGGTGCTGTACCGCGGCCAGCCCTGGAACTTGCCGGGCGAGGCGGTCAGCGAAGCCAGCCGACGGCCGCTGCGGCGCCAGATCAGCGTGATCTACCAAGACCCGCTCGGCTCGTTCGACCCACGCTGGAGCGTGGCGCAGATCCTCGACGATGCCCTGCAAGTGGCGGGTATCGATACTGCCGCGCGACCGGCGCGCATAGCCTTGCTGCTTAACCAGGTGCGCCTGCCAGCAGAGCTTGCCCAGCGCCGGCCATTGCAACTGTCGGGCGGCCAGCGCCAGCGGGTGGCGATCGCCCGGGCGATTGCCAGCGAACCCCGCCTGATCATCTGCGACGAGCCGGTCTCGGCGCTGGATGTCTCGGTGCAGGCCCAGGTGCTCGACTTGCTGGCTGACCTGCAGGACGAGTTGGGCCTGGCCTACCTGTTCATCTCCCATGACCTGGGGGTGATCCGCCATGTCAGCGACGACGTGCTGGTGATGCGCCATGGCCAGGTGGTCGAGCAGGCGCCCGTCGAGCAGCTGTTCGAGCGCCCTGAACATGAATACACCCGCCGCCTGCTCGGCTCGGTACCGCGCCTGCCGGGCGCCGGCGCCGAACTGGTAGTGCCGCCGCTGGACCTGGAACACGAAGCCTTCGACCTGTTCGATGAATCACGACTGTGGAAAATTGCCATCTAA
- a CDS encoding MFS transporter yields the protein MTAQPAALVGHLQSPKVPVIIGAALFMELLDSTAVMTALPSMAADFGEPGLRMNLVVSLYMLALALCVPLSGWAAERFRPRQVMLLAMGLFTAASLACALAESLWQLCLGRMLQGAAGALMTPVGQVIILRWSSREQLLQAMSWLALPALVGPLLGPLLGGLLVTALSWHWIFLINLPICLLGCLLILKHVPDFPPRAVPPLDGRGLLLSGGALAMLVLGLESLGLGQLPRMWALALIGGGVACALGYLLHARRHPNPLVDLSLLRLRSFGVTQAGGGLFRLGSAAQPFLLVLLLQNCLGMSPMAAGWLVVSGGVGALLMKLLAVPLVRRYGYRQVLSCNAVLSGAGIALCAWFDRDTAIWLMALVLFVAGLVRSLQFSTLGAASYQDVPGERSAAATSLSSMSGQLTMAMSVSLAGLMLGVLAGVDGRAETSVADVTTVMLVCAGLCGVSGMVFRRLAN from the coding sequence TTGACGGCACAGCCGGCCGCCCTGGTCGGCCATCTGCAAAGCCCCAAGGTGCCGGTGATCATCGGCGCCGCACTGTTCATGGAATTGCTCGACAGCACCGCGGTGATGACCGCGCTGCCGAGCATGGCGGCGGATTTTGGCGAGCCGGGCCTGCGCATGAACCTGGTGGTGTCGCTGTACATGCTGGCCTTGGCCCTGTGCGTGCCGCTCAGCGGCTGGGCCGCCGAGCGCTTTCGCCCGCGTCAGGTGATGTTGCTGGCAATGGGGCTGTTCACCGCTGCATCACTGGCGTGCGCCTTGGCCGAGTCGCTCTGGCAGCTGTGCCTGGGACGCATGTTGCAGGGCGCGGCGGGGGCGCTGATGACGCCGGTGGGGCAGGTGATCATTCTGCGCTGGTCGAGCCGCGAGCAATTGCTCCAGGCCATGTCCTGGCTGGCCTTGCCTGCCTTGGTGGGGCCGCTGCTGGGGCCGTTGCTGGGCGGTTTGTTGGTGACGGCGCTGTCGTGGCACTGGATTTTCTTGATCAACTTGCCGATCTGCCTGCTGGGATGCCTGCTGATCCTCAAGCACGTTCCTGACTTTCCCCCGCGCGCGGTGCCACCGCTGGATGGGCGCGGCTTGCTGCTCAGTGGCGGCGCACTGGCCATGCTGGTATTGGGCCTGGAGTCGCTCGGGCTGGGCCAACTGCCACGGATGTGGGCCTTGGCCTTGATCGGCGGCGGCGTGGCTTGCGCCTTGGGTTACCTGCTGCATGCGCGGCGCCATCCCAATCCGCTGGTTGACCTGTCGCTGCTGCGCCTGCGCAGCTTTGGCGTGACCCAGGCCGGCGGCGGGCTGTTTCGCCTCGGTTCGGCGGCGCAACCCTTCCTGCTGGTGCTGTTGTTGCAAAACTGCCTGGGCATGAGCCCGATGGCTGCGGGCTGGCTGGTGGTCAGCGGCGGCGTCGGCGCCTTGTTGATGAAGCTACTGGCAGTGCCGCTGGTGCGCCGTTACGGCTATCGCCAGGTGCTCAGCTGCAATGCCGTGCTCAGTGGCGCTGGGATTGCCCTGTGCGCCTGGTTCGACCGGGATACGGCGATCTGGTTGATGGCGCTGGTGTTGTTCGTCGCAGGGCTGGTGCGCTCGTTGCAGTTTTCCACCCTGGGGGCGGCAAGCTATCAGGACGTGCCGGGGGAGCGCTCGGCTGCTGCCACCTCGCTTTCGTCGATGTCGGGGCAGTTGACCATGGCCATGTCGGTGAGCCTGGCGGGGTTGATGCTGGGGGTGTTGGCGGGGGTGGACGGAAGGGCGGAGACGTCGGTGGCGGATGTCACCACGGTCATGCTGGTGTGTGCGGGGTTGTGCGGGGTATCGGGGATGGTGTTTCGGCGTTTGGCCAATTGA